The following nucleotide sequence is from Acidobacteriota bacterium.
ATAAGTGGATGGTCGATCCTGCGCAAGCAAGACCGCTGCCAACGGGGGCCTTGTGATTTTCGGGCCTGTGTGGAGGATGCGGGGGATGTGACCACCGGAAATGACATTGCGATCACAAAAATTGCACGCCCGGCTCTGGCCCGTCAGTCGGCTTGACACCCCCCGCACCGTACACTACGGTTCGACAGATGGTCACCGAGCCGAATCAGCCGCTGGTCACCCGGCTGATCGCAGAGCGTGCCGAGGCCCATCGCAAGTACAACGAAGCGCTGACCGCGCTCGACCGCGCGATTCAATCCTCACCGTCGTGGCCGTCGCCGCCCGCGCACTACGACGAGCAACGGCTGCCCGCAATCAACGAGTCGTGGACCATCGTCCCGCCCGGCGGGCCGCCGCGTCCGGCGGGGTGGCGGGGCCGCATGGCCGAGGCCGCCTGGCAGTTGGTGGCGCCAGTCTTCGAGCGCCAGATGGCGTTCAACGCCGCCGTCGTCGAACACCTCAATCGCAACGCCGTGCCGCACCGCGAGGCCCACCAGGCGATTGCCGCCGCGCTGCCGGCCTTGCGCGAGGGATTCGACGGCCTCGTGCGGTTCGAATCGCTGCTCATCCAGTTCCTGCAGCAGTTGACGCCGCTCGCCGATGCGCGCGCGCGGGAGATGCAGGACGCCATCGACGAGCTGCGCCACGTGGCCGACGTCGCGCAGCGTGCCGCGGTGATGGCCAAGCGCGAGGTGGAACGGGTGGCCGCGAAGACGGGACCGGTTGCCGGTGCCACCGCCGCGCCGGCGGCTGTCACAGCGAGCGCGCTCCAGACCGAGGCGTTCAAGTATCTGGGATTCGAGGATCGGTTTCGTGGCTCCGAGCAGGAGATTCGCGCGCGGCTGGCCGACTACGTGCCGTACTTCACCGGCGCGGCCGACGTGCTCGATGTGGGCTGCGGCCGAGGCGAGTTCCTGGACTTGTTGAAGGGCGCCGGCGTGACCGCCCGCGGTCTCGACCTGAACCCCGAAATGGTGGAGGTGTGCCGGGCGCGAGGTCTCGACGCTGCGGCCGGCGATGCCCTGGGCGTGCTGCGCGGCTTGCCGGATCATTCGCTCGGCGGCTTGATTGCCGTGCAGGTGATCGAGCACCTGGACCCGGCGTATCTGTCGGAGTTCCTGCAGGTGGCGTATTACAAGTTGCGGCCGGGTTCGCGCATGGTGCTTGAAACCATCAACCCTGCGTGCTGGGTGGCCTTCTTCGAAAGCTACATCAGGGACTTGAGCCATGTGCGGCCGATTCATCCCGAGACGCTGCAGTACATGTTGCACGCCAGCGGCTTCAGCCCGGTCGAGATCGTCTATCGTGCGCCGATTGCCGAAGACGCGCGGCTGCAACGGGTGACGCCGCGGCCGGAGCACTTCGGCGAGGCCGCGGCCGACCCGCTGACCGAGTTGGTGTCGGCGTTCAATCGCAACATGGATCGCCTCAACGGCCGCCTGTTTACGTTCCAGGACTACGCGGCGGTCGCGCGGGCCGGCGGCCGGCCCTAGGAAGCGGCGTGCGAGGTTGACCGGCGGCGGAGAAACATGAGCCCGCCGACGAGCGACAGGCCCATGACCAGGCCGGTCGAGACCAGCGACAGGGCTACGGCCGCATCGATCGGCAGGCCGAACCGGCGAAAGAAGAACGCGAACACAGCTTCACGAACGCCGAAGCCATTGATGGACACCGGCACCATCTGCACTGCCAGGCTTACCGGAATCAGCACCGCGCCCAGCAGAATCGGCAACGGTATCGCCAGCCCCTCGGCCGTGAGCAGATAAAACACCACGACCGTGACCTGAACCACCAGCGCGCCGGCGAACGCGCCGAACAGGGTCGAGGGCGTCTCTCGAAACCGGCCAATGGCATCGTCGAGGCGCTGGACCCGTTCATCGACCCATGGCCGCTTCAGCAGCCGCAAGGGGCGCAGCAGGAAAGCCGTCAAGCTCGGGATGACGATCACCGGAATCGCGAGAACGACGCTGGTTCCGGCGACGATCCACAACCACCGGGCGCCGGGCACGTGAATGCCCACGAGCGAAGCCGCGAACGCGCCGAGGCAGGCCACCAGGATCATCGCCGCCAGCCCGATGGCGCGATCGACGAGGATCACCGTGGTCGCCAGCGTCTTGGAGCCGGCCGCCGGTGCCGTGTCGGCAATGCGCATGACGTCACCGCCAATGCCGCTCGGCAGGAAGTTGTTGAAGAACAGGCTGACCCACATCGATTCGCGGAGCGTGCCGGTGGCCACGTCCACGTGCTGCGCGCGCAGCAGCCGGCGCCAGCGCCACACGTTGACGGCCTGGATGAAAACGTACGAGACGAGCGCCAGTGCAATCCACGTGGGATTCATGCCCTTGACGCGCAGCCAGAGCGCGGCCAGGTCGATGGAGCGCAGCACGAAGTACATGAGTGCGACGCTGACGAGGAGGCGTACAAGGACCTTCAACTAGGGACTCAGTCTGGGAAAATTGAAACCACGATTCTACCCTAACTGCATTAGGCTCAGAGAGATATAATGACGCGTGCGCATCCTGATGCTCGCGCCCGAGCCGTTCTTCGAGCCGCGCGGCACCCCGTTCAGCGAATACCACCGCATCAAGACGCTCGGTGAACTCGGTCACCAGATCGATCTGGTCACCTATCCGATCGGCCGGGATGTCGCGCTGCCTAACCTGCGGATTTTCCGATCGCTGCGTCCGCCCTTTGTCAACAAGGTGCGCATCGGCCCGTCGCCCACCAAGCTGCTGCTTGATGGTCTGATGGTCTTCACGGTCTTGCGGCGCGTGATCGCCGAGCGTTACGACGCGATCCACTCGCACGAAGAAATGGGGTTGCTCGGCGTGTGGCTGGCGAAGTGGCTGGGCGTGCCGCATCTTTACGACATGCACTCGAGCCTGCCGCAGCAGCTTACTAACTTCAAGTACAGCAAGTCGGGCGCTCTGCGTACGCTGTTCACGTGGGCTGAAAGCCAGATGGTTCACAAGTCGCAGGTCGTGATCACGATCTGCCAGGAACTGCAGGACACCGTGACCGAGATGGGCGCGGGCGAGCGGTCGCTGCTGATCGAGAACGTGATGGGTGGCGACGTGGACGACCCGCCAACCGGCACCCCGGCCGACGTCAGGAGGACGTGGGGCATCGATGCCTCGGCGCCGCTGGCGCTCTACACCGGCACCTTCGAGGCCTACCAGGGCGTCGACGTGCTGATCGAGGCCGCGGCGATTATTGGACGGCGCCGGCCCGAGACGCGCGTCCTCGTCGTCGGCGGCGAGCCGGCACAAGTAGCGGCGGCCAGGGCCCAGGCCGAGGCGCGCGGCGCGGCGGCGGTCATGATCTTCACCGGGCAGCAGCCGGCCCGGGAGATTCCCGGCTTCGTGCAGGCCGCCGATCTGCTGGTCTCGCCACGCATTCGCGGCACCAACACGCCACTGAAGATTTACTCCTACCTGCGATCGGGTAAACCGATCGTCGCGACGAATCTGCTGACCCACACCCAGGTGCTGACGCCGGCGATCGCCAGGCTCGTGGAGCCCAACGCCGAGGCCATTGCCGAAGCGGTGCTGGAACTGGTTGAGCAACCGGAGCAGCGGGAGCGGTTGTCGGCCGCGGCGCGGATCGTCGCGCAGGAAAAATACAGCCGCGAATCGTACGTGCGGCGCACCGCGCAAGCCTACGAACGGTTGGCGGGCGACCCGCGCCTGAATGTCGGGTCGGGGGAGCTGGCGCGCCGGTGAGAGTGCTGGTGACCGGGGCCACGGGATTCACCGGCGGCTACCTGGCGAAACTGCTGGCGTCCAGCGGGGACGAGGTTCGCGCCCTGGTGCGGCCGAAAAGCCGCGCGCGATTCGATCGTTCGCCGCTCGCCGCTGCGGGCGTGCAAGCTGCTGAAGGCGATCTCACCAACGCCGCCGCCATGCGCCGCGCCAGCGAAGGCGTGGAGGTCGTGTATCACATTGCCGCCACCTACCGGGAGGCCGGCCAACCCGACTCGGCGTATCGCGCGATCAACGTCGACGGCACGCGCAACGTGCTCGAGGCCGCCCGGGCCGCGGGTGCCCGCCGCGTCGTGCACTGCAGCACCGGCGGCGTGCACGGGCACGTCGCGAACCCGCCCGCGAACGAAGACGCCCCGTTCAATCCCGGGGACGTGTATCAGGAGACCAAGCTCGAGGCGGAAACGCTGGCCCGGGAGTTTGGCCGGACGACCGGGTTCGAGGTCGTGGTGGCGCGGCCCATCGGCATCTACGGCCCGGGCGACCTGCGTTTTCTCAAGATGTTTCGTGGCCTCGCGCGCGGCAAGTTTCCGATGATCGGCGATGGGCAGGTGTTCTATCACCTGACCTTTGTCGAGGATCTGGTGGAAGGCTTCCGGTTGTGCGGCACGGTGCCCGGCGCCGCCGGCCGCACCTACCTCCTCGCCGGTCCGCGCTACACGACACTCGAGGCCCTGGTCGGCATGGTGGCGAAGGACCTGGACGTCGCGCCGCCCGCCCGGCATTGGCCGGTGTGGCCGTTCTGGACGGCCGGCTTGCTCTGCGAAATGGTGTGCGTGCCGCTACGGATCGAGCCGCCCATCTTCCGGCGTCGCGTGGACTTCTACACCAAGAGCCGCGCCTTCGACACCACCCGGGCGAAGACGGAACTGGGCTTCTCACCTAAGGTTGACCTCGAAGAAGGCATACACCGGACAGCCGTTTGGTATCGGAGTGAGGGACTGCTGTGAGCGACTCCCGACTCCCGACTCCCACCTCCGCCAAGGCTTCGGCGGGCGAGCCCGACTCCCGGCGACTAAACATCGTCCACGTCTGCGACCACCTCGGGTGGGAAGGGTCGCGCATGCACGGCGTGAAGCGGCTGTTTGCGTGGATGATCCCGCGGTTCGATGCCTCGCGCTTCAACGTCTCGCTGATCAGCCTGCGCCAGAAAGACTTGTCGGCCGACACGCTCGAAGAGTTCGGCATTGACGTCACCTACATGGCGCGGCACAAGTTCGATCCGGCGACGTTCACCGCAATGCTGAAGGTGCTGCGCGACAAGCAGGCCGACCTCGTGCACCTGCACGGCTATGGCGCGACAACGTTCGGGCGGTTGTGCGCGTGGCGGATGGGGATTCCGGCAATCCTGCACGAGCACGCGAACCATACCGATACGCCGTGGTTCCAGAAAGTCGCCGACAAGATCCTCGCGCCGCACACCGACCTGGCGATCGCAGTGTCGGAGTCGACGGGGGAGTTCACCACCCGCGCCCGGCTGATGCCGGCCGAACGGACGAAGGTGGTCTACC
It contains:
- a CDS encoding class I SAM-dependent methyltransferase; its protein translation is MVTEPNQPLVTRLIAERAEAHRKYNEALTALDRAIQSSPSWPSPPAHYDEQRLPAINESWTIVPPGGPPRPAGWRGRMAEAAWQLVAPVFERQMAFNAAVVEHLNRNAVPHREAHQAIAAALPALREGFDGLVRFESLLIQFLQQLTPLADARAREMQDAIDELRHVADVAQRAAVMAKREVERVAAKTGPVAGATAAPAAVTASALQTEAFKYLGFEDRFRGSEQEIRARLADYVPYFTGAADVLDVGCGRGEFLDLLKGAGVTARGLDLNPEMVEVCRARGLDAAAGDALGVLRGLPDHSLGGLIAVQVIEHLDPAYLSEFLQVAYYKLRPGSRMVLETINPACWVAFFESYIRDLSHVRPIHPETLQYMLHASGFSPVEIVYRAPIAEDARLQRVTPRPEHFGEAAADPLTELVSAFNRNMDRLNGRLFTFQDYAAVARAGGRP
- a CDS encoding lysylphosphatidylglycerol synthase transmembrane domain-containing protein, which gives rise to MKVLVRLLVSVALMYFVLRSIDLAALWLRVKGMNPTWIALALVSYVFIQAVNVWRWRRLLRAQHVDVATGTLRESMWVSLFFNNFLPSGIGGDVMRIADTAPAAGSKTLATTVILVDRAIGLAAMILVACLGAFAASLVGIHVPGARWLWIVAGTSVVLAIPVIVIPSLTAFLLRPLRLLKRPWVDERVQRLDDAIGRFRETPSTLFGAFAGALVVQVTVVVFYLLTAEGLAIPLPILLGAVLIPVSLAVQMVPVSINGFGVREAVFAFFFRRFGLPIDAAVALSLVSTGLVMGLSLVGGLMFLRRRSTSHAAS
- a CDS encoding glycosyltransferase family 4 protein, which codes for MRILMLAPEPFFEPRGTPFSEYHRIKTLGELGHQIDLVTYPIGRDVALPNLRIFRSLRPPFVNKVRIGPSPTKLLLDGLMVFTVLRRVIAERYDAIHSHEEMGLLGVWLAKWLGVPHLYDMHSSLPQQLTNFKYSKSGALRTLFTWAESQMVHKSQVVITICQELQDTVTEMGAGERSLLIENVMGGDVDDPPTGTPADVRRTWGIDASAPLALYTGTFEAYQGVDVLIEAAAIIGRRRPETRVLVVGGEPAQVAAARAQAEARGAAAVMIFTGQQPAREIPGFVQAADLLVSPRIRGTNTPLKIYSYLRSGKPIVATNLLTHTQVLTPAIARLVEPNAEAIAEAVLELVEQPEQRERLSAAARIVAQEKYSRESYVRRTAQAYERLAGDPRLNVGSGELARR
- a CDS encoding NAD-dependent epimerase/dehydratase family protein — protein: MTGATGFTGGYLAKLLASSGDEVRALVRPKSRARFDRSPLAAAGVQAAEGDLTNAAAMRRASEGVEVVYHIAATYREAGQPDSAYRAINVDGTRNVLEAARAAGARRVVHCSTGGVHGHVANPPANEDAPFNPGDVYQETKLEAETLAREFGRTTGFEVVVARPIGIYGPGDLRFLKMFRGLARGKFPMIGDGQVFYHLTFVEDLVEGFRLCGTVPGAAGRTYLLAGPRYTTLEALVGMVAKDLDVAPPARHWPVWPFWTAGLLCEMVCVPLRIEPPIFRRRVDFYTKSRAFDTTRAKTELGFSPKVDLEEGIHRTAVWYRSEGLL